The following are encoded together in the Chiroxiphia lanceolata isolate bChiLan1 chromosome 8, bChiLan1.pri, whole genome shotgun sequence genome:
- the JMJD1C gene encoding probable JmjC domain-containing histone demethylation protein 2C isoform X3, with product MMKCHSEKTFKPLVGKSVYNSITAVEFLVDKQLDFITEDSAFQPYQDDVDSLNPVLRDNPQLHEEVKAWVKEQKVQEIFMQGPYSLNGYRVRVYRQDSATQWFTGIITHHDLFTRTMVVMNDQVLEPQNVDPSMVQMTFLDDVVHSLLKGENIGITSRRRSRSNQNSNTVHGHYTRAQANSPRPAMNSQTAAPKQNSHQHQQQRNTRPNKRKGSDSSMPDEEKMKDERYDYIGRGENPKTKNKHFLSKRRKPEEDEKKLNMKRLRTDNISDYSESSDSEISNKRLTDSSSEQNSENELKSKNTSKINGEEGKSQPTEGVEQTLTDRRSPWDEVQEDKNHEETERLKSSVLDQQEKSSLHAGEQPTPYEQNAKDAHALECNAEKHHTAELKNEQFLPRPPTPKCVVDVTNKNNSEKENQDNAASTFGLQTVQKTESHSSDLKQQFANANFLEARKQEADQSWVSSVVKTDLIQPGVVKALPVNEHLNSEKEKVQYGSFVVSSLNVASLAEESKLRKQSPAPDSVKSKSSASVDHPKTKSPDVKPKFTQSSDTVKSKVSSQNSHATGLTRSTNKTDHDLPRSSFHPVPARVSALEATKSPLIIDKNEHFTVYRDPTLIGQETGTNHISPYLHQHNYPLHSSSHRTCLNPNAHHPALTGSSHLLTGSSAQAPLSAINTHPLSSASHHSVHHPHLLPTVLPGVPAASLLGAHPRLETAHASSLSHLALAHQQQQQMLQHQSPHLLGQAHPSASYNQLGLYPIIWQYPNGTHAYSGLGLPSSKWVHPETPVNAEASLRRNTPSPWLHQPTPVTSADSLGLLSHIPVRPSSADPLRPLKLTTHSSPPLSKSIVEHRKEELERKAFVEPLRSVTTAPVKTELEQSRTQAAKESHMHRHFADPMLNQLPRPPQETGERLSKYKEEHRRILQESIEVAPFTAKIKALEGERENYSRVTSLSSSPKSHSVKYDKDAERSVSELYKMKHSVPQSLPQSNYFTTLSNSVVNEPPRSYPSKEASGAYVDKQTNCPSTAASPQALPSYISSLSKPPPLIKHPPESEGSTSKVPEQLSQSVQSHSVNSFRSDSRSPTQLSISSSNTLRSMPALHRAPVFHPPVHQNLEKKESSYSSLSPPTLTPVQPVNAGGGGKIQELQKPPTLVPEPKEAQTVYKGTSEQNVSETWKSNNAPNNEKADWQVERMSGKSQSATASVIVRPPSSTKYDSVAVVQPASKDRASERSSAVTNQADCLKTAEARETGRVILPNMNSDSARTQYEKKFPAVSQGNIPRAATPTTTIICSTKTDVTASAAMMTSASSRGSSEVTYSLSSTVLACTTLECPASRARSQAVPQTQECKVSTPAPVTPAAGSTGSAAQPSSGFSTSTDFVHLKKHKAALAAAQFKSSNTSEAESNSVKNQTFSASLSLDSGVVCNTINKANSVGSGQTSQTSQPNYHTKLKKAWLTRHSEEDKNTNKKENSGNSVSEIIKPCTVNLIASTSNDLQNNIDSKILADKYVKEEKHPRRKGKRTYESGSESGDSDESESKSEQRTKRQPKPTYKKKQNDLQKKKGDTEEEVKPNGVLSRSAKEKSKLKLQSSSNSTGIPRSVLKDWRKVKKLKQTGESFLQDDSCSEIGPNLQKCRECRLIRSKKGEEPTHSPVFCRFYYFRRLSFSKNGVVRIDGFSSPDQYDDEALSLWTHENYDDDELDLETSKYILDIIGDKFCQLVTSEKTAMSWVKKDAKIAWKRAVRGVREMCDACEATLFNIHWVCQKCGFVVCLDCYKAKERKSSRDKELYAWMKCVKGQPHDHKHLMPTQIIPGSVLTDLLDAMHNIREKFEIKSHCQCTSKQSMQAGKLPAMNGVSQVLQNVLNHSNKISLCMPESQQQNTPQKSETNGNTSPRSDVSTDSKLTPPESQSPLHWLADLAEQKAREEKKENKECPSGKHSKEEKDQDNLESQNCKNSPPASQNNEQGSTLRDLLTTTAGKLRLGSTDAGIAFAPVYSTGTASGKSGRTMPNILDDIIASVVENKIPPNRALKINVKSEIKDEPKDDDKCVQDDCSKRYSDIQYSWICDKHVLWLRDHKNSNNWKLFKECWKQGRPVLVSGMHKKMNFSLWKAESISLDFGNQQADILNCKDSIISNTNVKEFWDGFEDVSKRQKVKNGETALLKLKDWPSGEDFKAMMPARYEDLLKSLPLPEYCSPEGKLNLASHLPGFFVRPDLGPRLCSAYGVAATKDHDIGTTNLHIEVSDVVNILVYVGIAKGNGVLSKSGVLKKLEEEDLDDLLRKRLKDSSELPGALWHIYAGKDADKIREFLQKIAKEQGLEVLPEHDPIRDQSWYVNRKLRQRLFEEYGVKTCTVIQFLGDAIILPAGALHQVQNFHSCVQVTEDFVSPEHLVQSFHLTQELRLSKEEINYDDKLQVKNILYHAVKEMVRALKIHEGEMEDMDEN from the exons GACGACGTAGACAGTCTAAACCCAGTTCTCAGGGATAACCCGCAGTTACATGAGGAGGTAAAAGCCTGGGTAAAGGAACAAAAGGTTCAGGAGATTTTTATGCAAG GTCCGTACTCCTTAAATGGTTATAGGGTGAGAGTGTACAGACAGGATTCTGCCACCCAGTGGTTCACTGGCATCATCACTCACCATGATCTCTTCACCCGCACTATGGTTGTTATGAATGACCAG GTGTTAGAACCTCAGAATGTTGATCCTTCTATGGTTCAGATGACCTTTCTAGATGATGTTGTTCACTCTTTGTTGAAAGGTGAAAATATTGGCATCACTTCACGCCGACGGTCTCGTTCCAACCAGAACAGCAACACAGTTCAT ggTCATTATACACGTGCACAAGCAAATAGTCCCAGACCAGCAATGAATTCCCAAACTGCAGCACCAAAACAGAATTCTCACCAGCACCAGCAACAGAGGAATACTCGGCCAAACAAGAGGAAAGGCTCTGATAGCAGCATGCCTGATGAAGAGAAGATGAAAGACGAAAGATATGATTATATAGGTCGAGGAG aaaaccccaaaaccaaaaataaacactttcttagcaaaagaagaaaacctgaagaggatgaaaaaaagttaaatatgaAGAGACTGCGGACAGACAATATCTCAGATTATTCTGAAAGCAGCGACTCGGAAATTTCGAATAAAAGATTAACAGATTCGTCCTCAgagcaaaattcagaaaatgagTTAAAAAGCAAGAACACTTCAAAGATAAatggggaagaaggaaaatccCAACCTACTGAGGGAGTAGAACAGACACTAACAGATAGACGGTCTCCTTGGGATGAAGTACAGGAGGATAAAAACCATGAAGAGACAGAAAGGCTGAAGTCATCAGTCTTGGATCAGCAGGAAAAATCTTCACTCCATGCAGGAGAGCAGCCAACACCTTATGAGCAGAATGCCAAGGATGCACATGCTCTAGAGTGTAATGCAGAAAAACATCATACTGCAGAGTTAAAAAATGAGCAGTTTTTACCCAGACCTCCTACTCCAAAATGTGTTGTTGATGttactaataaaaataactctgaaaaGGAGAACCAGGATAATGCTGCAAGTACCTTTGGTTTGCAAACGGTTCAGAAAACAGAATCTCACAGCAGCGATTTAAAACAGCAGtttgcaaatgcaaatttcCTTGAAGCAAGAAAACAGGAAGCTGATCAAAGTTGGGTTAGCAGTGTTGTTAAAACGGATTTGATACAACCTGGGGTTGTAAAAGCGTTGCCAGTAAATGAACActtaaattctgaaaaagagaaagtgcaGTATGGCTCGTTTGTTGTGTCTTCGTTAAATGTAGCTTCTCTAGCAGAAGAGAGTAAACTGCGTAAACAAAGTCCAGCCCCCGATTCTGTGAAGTCAAAATCTAGTGCTTCAGTTGATCATCCTAAAACAAAGTCACCTGATGTTAAGCCTAAATTCACCCAATCTTCTGATACTGTGAAGTCTAAGGTTAGTTCCCAAAACAGCCATGCTACTGGATTAACAAGGTCAACCAATAAAACTGATCATGATTTGCCTAGGTCTAGttttcatccagttccagcTAGAGTTAGTGCTCTAGAAGCTACTAAAAGTCCTCTTATCATTGACAAGAATGAACATTTCACAGTATACAGGGACCCCACTCTGATTGGACAAGAAACAGGAACTAATCACATTTCACCTTATTTGCATCAGCATAATTATCCTCTGCATTCCTCATCCCACCGAACCTGTTTAAATCCAAATGCTCATCATCCTGCATTAACTGGTTCATCCCATCTGCTCACTGGGTCTTCAGCTCAGGCTCCCTTGTCTGCTATTAACACTCACCCCCTTAGTAGCGCCTCCCACCATTCTGTCCATCACCCTCATCTGCTCCCCACAGTGTTGCCCGGAGTGCCTGCTGCCTCCTTGCTGGGTGCCCACCCGCGACTAGAGACTGCTCATGCCAGCAGCTTAAGCCATTTGGCATTagcacaccagcagcagcaacagatgTTACAACACCAGTCTCCACATCTTCTCGGACAAGCTCATCCTTCTGCTTCCTATAATCAGCTAGGGCTTTATCCAATTATTTGGCAGTATCCAAACGGAACACATGCTTACTCAGGACTCGGTCTGCCCTCCTCCAAATGGGTCCACCCAGAAACTCCTGTTAATGCAGAGGCTTCCTTGAGAAGG AATACTCCCAGCCCCTGGTTGCACCAGCCCACCCCAGTGACCTCAGCTGACAGCCTTGGTTTACTGAGTCACATTCCTGTACGACCATCCAGCGCAGATCCCCTGCGGCCTCTCAAACTGACAACACATTCCAGCCCTCCGTTGTCCAAAAGTATCGTAGAGCATCGCAAAGA AGAACTGGAGAGGAAGGCGTTTGTTGAACCTTTGCGTTCTGTTACCACTGCACCAGTAAAGACTGAGctagagcagagcagaacacaGGCAGCAAAGGAGAGCCATATGCACAGACATTTTGCAGATCCGATGTTGAACCagctgccaaggccaccacagGAGACTGGGGAACGACTGAGCAAATACAAAGAAGAACACAGACGGATACTCCAAGAAAGTATTGAAGTTGCTCCTTTTACAGCTAAAATAAAAGCgctggagggagagagagagaactacTCCAGGGTAACATCCTTATCTTCAAGTCCCAAAAGCCATTCGGTGAAATACGACAAAGATGCTGAACGCTCTGTGTCAGAACTCTATAAAATGAAGCATTCGGTTCCACAGAGTTTGCCACAGAGTAACTATTTCACTACCTTGTCTAACAGTGTAGTAAATGAACCTCCAAGATCCTACCCATCAAAGGAAGCTTCAGGGGCATATGTTGATAAGCAAACTAATTGTCCTTCAACAGCAGCTAGTCCCCAGGCTCTCCCCTCttacatttcttctctttcaaaaccTCCACCTTTAATTAAGCACCCACCAGAGAGCGAAGGCTCTACAAGCAAGGTACCCGAGCAGCTTTCACAGTCAGTGCAGTCTCACTCTGTAAATTCTTTCAGAAGTGACAGCAGGAGCCCTACTCAGTTGTCAATCTCATCCTCAAATACACTCCGGAGTATGCCTGCCTTGCACAGAGCCCCTGTGTTCCACCCTCCTGTGCACCAGAAcctggagaagaaggaaagcagCTATAGCAGCCTTTCACCTCCAACTCTAACCCCCGTTCAACCCGTTAatgctggtggtggtggcaaAATACAGGAGCTGCAGAAACCACCAACTTTAGTACCTGAGCCCAAGGAAGCTCAGACTGTGTATAAGGGCACTTCTGAACAGAACGTATCAGAAACGTGGAAGTCTAATAATGCCCCAAATAACGAAAAAGCGGATTGGCAGGTTGAAAGAATGAGTGGAAAGTCGCAGTCTGCTACAGCATCTGTTATTGTGCGTCCTCCTTCTAGCACAAAGTACGACAGTGTAGCAGTAGTGCAGCCTGCTTCCAAAGATCGAGCTAGTGAGAGATCTTCAGCTGTGACAAATCAAGCAGATTGCCTGAAAACAGCGGAAGCCAGGGAGACTGGAAGAGTCATTCTGCCAAATATGAACTCAGACAGTGCTCGCACACAGTATGAGAAGAAATTTCCAGCTGTCTCGCAAGGCAACATTCCTCGTGCTGCCACCCCCACCACAACTATCATCTGCAGCACCAAAACGGATGTCACTGCATCAGCAGCAATGATGACGAGCGCGTCGAGCCGGGGCAGCTCAGAAGTGACTTACTCCTTATCGAGCACGGTCCTGGCGTGCACGACGCTGGAGTGCCCGGCCTCGAGAGCCAGGAGTCAGGCAGTGCCGCAGACCCAGGAATGCAAGGTCAGCACTCCAGCTCCGGTTACACCcgctgctggcagcacaggcagcgCTGCTCAGCCTAGCTCGGGATTCTCCACCTCCACCGACTTTGTCCATTTGAAAAAGCACAAGGCGGCGTTGGCTGCAGCTCAGTTTAAAAGTAGTAACACCAGTGAGGCCGAGTCCAACTCTGTGAAAAATCAGACATTTTCAGCCTCTCTCTCCCTAGACAGTGGTGTCGTCTGTAATACAATAAACAAAGCGAACTCTGTAGGCAGTGGGCAAACTTCCCAGACGAGTCAGCCAAACTACCACACTAAACTGAAAAAAGCTTGGCTAACAAGGCATTCAGAGGAAGATAAAAACActaataaaaaagagaattcagggaacagtgtttcagaaattattaaGCCATGTACTGTCAATTTAATAGCTTCTACATCAAATGATTTGCAAAATAACATAGATAGCAAAATCTTGGCAGATAAGTATGTGAAGGAAGAGAAGCAcccaaggagaaaaggaaaacgAACTTATGAGTCTGGCTCTGAAAGCGGTGACTCTGATGAAAGCGAGAGCAAGTCAGAGCAAAGGACTAAACGGCAGCCCAAGCCAActtacaaaaagaaacaaaatgatttgcagaaaaaaaagggtgatACCGAAGAAGAAGTGAAACCAAATGGTGTTCTTAGCAGGAGCgccaaagagaaaagcaagctGAAGTTGCAGAGCAGCAGTAACAGCA CTGGTATACCTCGCTCGGTGTTAAAAGATTGGCGCAAAGTAAAGAAGCTGAAGCAAACGGGAGAGTCCTTTTTGCAGGATGATTCTTGCTCTGAAATAGGACCAAATTTGCAAAAATGCAGAGAATGTAGGTTAATAAGAAGTAAGAAAGGAGAAGAACCCACTCACTCACCAGTGTTTTGTAGATTTTACTACTTTCGACG gtTATCTTTTAGTAAGAACGGAGTGGTTAGGATAGATGGTTTCTCCTCTCCTGATCAATATGATGATGAAGCACTGAGTTTATGGACACATGAAAACTATGATGATGATGAACTGGACCTGGAAACTTCTAAATACATTCTAGATATCATAGGTGATAAATTTTGTCAGTTAGTAACATCTGAGAAAACAGCCATGTCGTGGGTGAAGAAGGACG ccAAAATTGCATGGAAGAGAGCAGTGAGAGGCGTCCGTGAGATGTGTGATGCATGTGAAGCCACATTATTTAACATTCATTGGGTCTGCCAAAAATGTGGATTTGTGGTCTGCCTAGATTGttacaaagcaaaggaaagaaaaagttctaGAG ATAAGGAGTTGTATGCCTGGATGAAGTGTGTGAAGGGACAGCCTCACGATCACAAGCACCTGATGCCAACCCAGATTATTCCAGGCTCTG TTTTGACAGATCTTTTAGATGCTATGCACAACATTagagaaaaatttgaaattaaatccCATTGTCAGTGCACCAGCAAGCAGAGCATGCAAGCTGGCAAGCTCCCTGCAATGAATGGTGTGTCTCAG GTTTTGCAGAATGTCCTTAACCACAGTAATAAAATTTCTCTGTGCATGCCTGAGTCTCAACAGCAGAACACTCCTCAAAAGTCCGAGACAAATGGTAACACGAGCCCAAGGAGCGATGTAAGCACAGATAGCAAGTTAACACCACCCGAATCCCAGTCCCCCCTGCACTGGTTGGCTGACCTTGCAGAGCAAAAagccagagaagaaaagaaag agaACAAAGAGTGTCCTTCTGGAAAACAttcaaaggaagagaaagaccAGGATAATTTGGAGTCCCAGAACTGTAAAAACtcccctcctgcatcccagaaCAATGAGCAGGGCTCAACCTTACGAGACTTACTAACTACAACAGCAGGCAAACTGCGTCTGGGTTCCACCGACGCTGGCATTGCTTTTGCTCCGGTTTACTCTACAGGAACAGCA AGTGGCAAGAGTGGAAGGACTATGCCAAACATCCTCGATGACATAATTGCTTCAGTAGTAGAAAACAAGATTCCACCAAATAGAGCACTAAAGATAAatgtaaaatctgaaataaaagatgagCCAAAGGATGATGATAAATGTGTTCAGGATGACTGCAGTAAACGGTACAGCGATATTCAGTATTCGTGGATCTGTGATAAGCATGTTCTGTGGCTCAGAGACcataaaaacagcaacaactgGAAGCTCTTCAAAGAGTGCTGGAAACAAGGCAGG CCTGTTTTGGTGTCCGGTATGCATAAGAAAATGAACTTCAGCCTGTGGAAAGCTGAGTCCATTAGCCTGGATTTTGGAAACCAGCAAGCTGATATCTTGAATTGCAAAGACAGTATCATTTCAAACACCAATGTCAAGGAGTTCTGGGATGGTTTTGAAGATGTTTCAA AACggcagaaagtaaaaaatggGGAAACAGCTCTGCTAAAACTGAAAGACTGGCCTTCTGGTGAAGATTTCAAGGCCATGATGCCAGCAAG atACGAGGACTTACTAAAAAGTTTACCCTTGCCTGAATACTGTAGTCCAGAAGGAAAACTAAACTTGGCTTCTCATCTGCCAGGATTTTTTGTCCGTCCAGACTTGGGACCCAGACTATGCAGTGCATATG GCGTGGCTGCTACTAAAGACCATGATATAGGAACCACAAATCTCCATATTGAAGTGTCTGATGTCGTGAACATCCTTGTTTATGTTGGCATAGCAAAAGGAAATGGAGTACTTTCCAAATCAG GAGTTTTGAAGAAGTTGGAGGAGGAAGATTTGGATGACCTTTTAAGGAAGCGGTTGAAGGATTCAAGTGAATTACCTGGTGCTTTGTGGCACATTTATGCTGGCAAAGATGCTGACAAGATAAGAGAGTTTCTGCAAAAG ATAGCAAAGGAGCAAGGCTTAGAAGTTTTACCCGAGCACGATCCAATACGTGATCAGAGCTGGTATGTGAACAGAAAACTTCGCCAAAGACTTTTCGAAGAATATGGAGTGAAAACCTGTACGGTTATTCAGTTCCTTGGAGATGCTATTATTCTACCAGCAGGAGCACTTCATCAG GTGCAAAATTTTCACAGCTGTGTTCAAGTAACTGAAGACTTTGTGTCTCCAGAACACCTTGTACAGTCATTTCACTTAACGCAGGAGCTGAGGCTGTCGAAGGAAGAAATCAATTACGATGATAAACTGCAG GTTAAAAATATCTTGTACCACGCAGTTAAAGAAATGGTGAGAGCTTTGAAGATCCACGAAGGTGAAATGGAAGATATGGATGAAAACTGA